The Streptomyces sp. NBC_00224 genome has a window encoding:
- a CDS encoding SigE family RNA polymerase sigma factor, with protein sequence MTDDEFEEFYAHSVKDLVGQVYLMTGDLHEAQDVVQEAFVRAWGRRAKLRREAGPEAWIRTVAWRLAVSRWRRRHRAGEAWRLHSGGRSEAARGPDPSSVALVDALRLLSERQRRVAVLHYVCDLTVEQVAAETGLSTGTVKTHLSRARAALRPHLTSEEEQGV encoded by the coding sequence TTCTACGCTCACTCGGTCAAGGACCTGGTCGGCCAGGTCTATCTGATGACCGGCGACCTCCACGAGGCGCAGGACGTCGTCCAGGAAGCGTTCGTACGGGCCTGGGGCCGCCGCGCGAAACTGCGACGCGAGGCCGGGCCCGAGGCGTGGATCCGCACCGTCGCCTGGCGGCTCGCGGTGAGCCGCTGGCGCCGGCGCCACCGGGCCGGTGAGGCCTGGCGGCTGCACAGCGGCGGCCGCTCCGAAGCCGCGCGCGGCCCCGACCCGTCCTCCGTCGCACTCGTCGACGCCCTGCGCCTGCTCTCCGAACGCCAGCGGCGCGTGGCCGTCCTGCACTACGTCTGCGATCTCACCGTCGAGCAGGTGGCCGCCGAGACCGGCCTGTCCACCGGCACGGTGAAGACGCACCTCTCCCGGGCGCGCGCAGCGCTGCGGCCCCACCTCACCTCCGAGGAGGAACAGGGTGTCTGA